The following proteins are co-located in the Phycisphaerae bacterium genome:
- a CDS encoding site-specific DNA-methyltransferase: MRRRKRGVSSDLHQGDNLPYMQRLPDGCCDLISIDPPFCTGRTPRRGPAGYSDQWTGGIKSYLAFLHPRLVECHRLLAAHGTLYAHLDWRAAHYVRIQLDTLFGAENFLNEIIWHYRTGGVARQWFSRKHDTILVFAKKLGRHRFHQIREGRFRTDGLNYDETGRPYKSTKKGRLYFHADGPALTDVWDLPFLSTVALERVGWPTQKPLALARRIITASSRPGDLVADFFCGSGTTLVAAKEMGRRYLGCDTSRQATAIARKRLAKTASRP, translated from the coding sequence ATGAGGCGCCGGAAGCGTGGCGTATCCTCCGATCTTCATCAGGGGGACAACCTGCCGTACATGCAGCGGCTGCCGGACGGTTGTTGCGATTTGATCTCCATCGATCCGCCGTTTTGCACCGGGCGAACGCCGCGGCGCGGGCCGGCCGGCTACAGCGATCAATGGACCGGGGGAATCAAATCCTACCTGGCGTTCCTTCACCCGCGACTCGTCGAATGCCATCGACTGTTGGCGGCCCACGGCACGCTCTACGCGCATCTGGACTGGCGGGCGGCGCACTACGTCCGCATCCAACTCGATACCCTTTTCGGCGCGGAGAACTTCCTGAACGAGATCATCTGGCACTACCGCACCGGCGGCGTCGCGCGGCAGTGGTTCTCACGCAAGCACGACACGATCCTGGTTTTTGCGAAGAAGCTCGGCCGCCATCGCTTCCACCAAATCCGCGAAGGCCGCTTTCGCACGGACGGGCTCAACTACGACGAAACCGGCCGGCCTTACAAATCGACCAAAAAGGGGCGGCTCTATTTCCATGCCGATGGTCCGGCGCTGACCGACGTGTGGGATTTGCCATTCCTTTCAACGGTGGCGCTGGAGCGCGTCGGCTGGCCGACGCAAAAGCCCCTGGCGCTGGCCCGGCGGATCATTACGGCGAGCAGCCGCCCGGGCGATCTCGTCGCGGATTTTTTCTGCGGGAGCGGAACGACGCTTGTCGCCGCCAAAGAAATGGGCCGGCGCTATCTGGGCTGCGACACATCGCGGCAGGCGACGGCCATCGCGCGAAAGCGGCTTGCGAAAACGGCCAGTCGTCCCTGA